The following coding sequences are from one Armatimonadia bacterium window:
- a CDS encoding uroporphyrinogen decarboxylase family protein, which produces MTLRERFQRTMHYQKVDRIPFFEFGYWAETLPNWHQQGLPREIDDERKAYDYFGIENWGGFPVGIGLYPGFEREVIEETEDFVVYRDSERALKHERKGVIRTIPHYLEFGLKDRADWELFKERLNPDDPGRYPGDWDARVKQAKEAEYPVSIGIGSMIGWPRNWIGFENIALMSYDDPELIDEIIETLCVLVCTVIERALKEVRFDFGAGWEDICFNSGPLLSPAFFDRYIVPRYKRITDLLHLHGVDLAWTDCDGNIVPILPQFLAGGINCMFPIEVRAGSDPVAMRERFGRELRLCGGFDKMAYYKGAEGIEAELQRLKPTVDQGGFIPFCDHRVPADVPYEAYLWYLKRKRELYNAGMREPQYDESVLTPPAPGVWCEQ; this is translated from the coding sequence TTGACCCTTCGTGAGCGCTTCCAGCGCACGATGCATTACCAGAAGGTGGACCGCATCCCCTTCTTCGAGTTCGGCTACTGGGCTGAGACGCTCCCGAACTGGCACCAGCAAGGGCTGCCTCGCGAGATCGACGACGAGCGCAAGGCCTACGACTACTTCGGGATCGAGAACTGGGGCGGATTCCCCGTCGGCATCGGTCTCTACCCCGGCTTCGAGCGCGAAGTGATTGAGGAGACCGAGGACTTCGTCGTGTACCGCGACAGCGAACGGGCCCTCAAGCACGAGCGCAAGGGCGTCATCCGCACGATCCCCCACTACCTGGAGTTCGGCCTCAAAGACCGCGCGGACTGGGAACTGTTCAAGGAACGCCTCAACCCCGACGATCCGGGGCGATACCCCGGGGACTGGGACGCGAGAGTCAAGCAGGCAAAGGAAGCGGAGTACCCGGTCTCCATCGGGATCGGCTCCATGATCGGCTGGCCCCGGAACTGGATCGGCTTCGAGAACATCGCCCTGATGTCCTATGACGACCCTGAGCTGATCGACGAGATCATCGAGACCCTCTGTGTCCTGGTCTGCACGGTGATCGAGCGCGCGCTCAAGGAAGTCAGGTTCGACTTCGGCGCCGGCTGGGAGGACATCTGCTTCAACAGCGGTCCCCTCCTGTCACCGGCCTTCTTCGACCGTTACATCGTGCCGCGTTACAAGCGCATCACCGACCTGCTGCATCTGCACGGTGTGGACCTTGCCTGGACCGACTGCGACGGTAACATCGTCCCGATCCTCCCGCAGTTCCTCGCGGGAGGCATCAACTGTATGTTCCCCATCGAGGTCCGCGCAGGATCGGACCCGGTGGCCATGCGCGAGCGGTTTGGCCGGGAGTTGCGTCTCTGCGGCGGCTTTGACAAGATGGCCTACTACAAGGGCGCAGAAGGCATCGAGGCCGAGCTGCAGCGCCTCAAGCCGACGGTTGACCAGGGAGGGTTCATCCCCTTCTGCGATCATCGCGTCCCGGCCGACGTGCCCTACGAAGCATACCTGTGGTACCTGAAGCGCAAGCGGGAGCTCTACAACGCCGGCATGCGCGAGCCCCAGTACGATGAGTCGGTCCTGACACCGCCCGCTCCGGGAGTGTGGTGCGAGCAGTAA
- a CDS encoding DUF1559 domain-containing protein, translating into MERRGFTLIELLVVIAIIAILAAILFPVFARAREKARASSCLNNCKQLGLGLMMYAQDYDEYFTINEPHGANDVTAKWWCSRIYPYVKNKQVFVCPSHPGSYISYSINYRVSNWNSATHQSKIQFPASTIVLADVEPTQKYTIGVSAGTNPDWIMHAPYDQTQYTWCPPFPRHNEGANFVLADGHAKWMKIQATYVDTPGQLSMYTLDNKR; encoded by the coding sequence ATGGAACGACGTGGTTTCACGCTGATTGAGTTGCTCGTCGTGATCGCAATCATTGCGATCCTCGCAGCCATCCTGTTCCCGGTTTTCGCCCGTGCTCGTGAGAAGGCCCGTGCCTCAAGCTGTCTGAACAACTGCAAGCAGCTCGGTCTTGGTCTGATGATGTACGCCCAGGACTACGATGAGTACTTCACCATCAACGAGCCCCACGGCGCCAATGATGTCACCGCGAAGTGGTGGTGCTCACGGATCTACCCGTACGTGAAGAACAAGCAGGTCTTTGTCTGCCCGTCGCACCCTGGCTCCTACATCAGCTACAGCATCAACTACCGAGTCTCCAACTGGAACTCGGCGACGCACCAGTCGAAGATCCAGTTCCCCGCCTCCACGATTGTTCTTGCCGATGTGGAGCCCACTCAGAAGTACACGATCGGTGTCTCTGCCGGCACCAACCCGGACTGGATCATGCATGCGCCCTACGACCAGACGCAGTACACCTGGTGCCCGCCCTTCCCGCGGCACAACGAGGGCGCCAACTTCGTCCTGGCCGACGGCCATGCCAAGTGGATGAAGATCCAGGCCACCTATGTCGACACGCCTGGACAGCTGTCCATGTACACGCTCGACAACAAGCGGTAA